One part of the Halopenitus persicus genome encodes these proteins:
- a CDS encoding DUF5790 family protein, translating into MSQSTFDDDDLFGEAAAETRAEVESHLEAARAELPDPDAVWETEADNVLGMLNGLKSALDAGDAADHLRQAKKAYVLGERADAFEDADDLEAAIDDVADLIADLEDAAEDVADLTGTVPAIRGALQDAAADDADDADDASDADDADDAAETSTEADDAAEAEEAEE; encoded by the coding sequence ATGAGCCAATCGACGTTCGACGACGACGACCTGTTCGGCGAGGCGGCCGCCGAGACCCGCGCGGAGGTCGAGAGCCACCTGGAGGCGGCACGCGCCGAGCTCCCCGACCCGGACGCGGTCTGGGAGACGGAGGCCGACAACGTCCTCGGCATGCTCAACGGCCTCAAGTCGGCCCTGGACGCCGGCGACGCCGCCGACCACCTCCGGCAGGCGAAGAAGGCCTACGTGCTCGGCGAGCGCGCGGACGCCTTCGAGGACGCCGACGACCTCGAGGCGGCGATCGACGACGTCGCCGACCTGATCGCCGACCTCGAGGACGCCGCCGAGGACGTCGCCGACCTCACCGGAACGGTGCCGGCGATCCGCGGCGCCCTGCAGGACGCCGCCGCGGACGACGCCGATGATGCGGACGACGCGAGCGACGCGGACGACGCGGACGATGCGGCTGAGACGAGCACGGAGGCCGACGACGCCGCCGAGGCGGAGGAAGCCGAGGAGTAG